DNA sequence from the Centroberyx gerrardi isolate f3 chromosome 22, fCenGer3.hap1.cur.20231027, whole genome shotgun sequence genome:
GCAAAGCTTCAAACTGAGAATGGTAAGATAACTGGTAAGGTAACTTTAAGATTCacaataaaatttaaaatgagAGAATAATTTCAGTCGTTGCTTAACAACAGGTGAGCTTTCCAGGCAGCTGGAGGAAAAGGACTCGTTGGTGTCTCAGCTGACCAGAGGGAAGCAGTCATACACTCAGCAGATTGAGGACCTCAAGAGACAACTGGAGGAAGAAGTCAAGGTATCTCAATTAAAATGCAGTATCCAGGTGGACATTACATTGATTTGACAGCATATTTCAAACAGTTTGTACTGTCACCTTACAGGCAAAGAATGCACTTGCCCATGCAGTGCAGTCAGCCCGCCATGATGCTGACCTGCTGAGGGAGCAgtttgaggaggagcaggaggccaaGGCTGAGCTGCAACGCAGCATGTCCAAGGCAAACTCTGAGGTGGCTCAGTGGAGAACTAAGTATGAAACTGATGCCATCCAGAGGACTGAGGAGCTTGAGGATGCAAAGTAAGAAGCGTTCTCTCCTCCTTGACAACGTAGATATGaatcagaacacaacagaagaatGATTTTATTATTGTACCAATCATTGTATCAGTGTGAGGAATAAATGCCTCAAGGCTACAATTTCACTTGTGATTCTTTGTCAAACAGGAAGAAGCTAGCCCAACGTCTGCAAGATGCAGAGGAAGCTGTGGAAGCTGTTAATGCTAAATGTTCGTCCCTGGAGAAAACCAAACACAGGCTCCAGGGTGAAATTGAGGATCTCATGGTGGATGTGGAGCgatctaatgctgctgctgcagctctggacaagaaacaaagaaacttTGACAAGgtaatgaaatgtgaaaaagaTTGAAAAGTATGACAATTCTGAATGTATTCAACTTTCTGAGGTATCTTAtgtgtgatatactgtattattgAACCAGGTCCTTACTGAGTGGAAGCAGAAGCATGATGAGTCCCAAACTGAGCTGGAAAGTACCCAGAAAGAGGCCAGGTCTCTAGGCACTGAGCTCTTCAAACTCAAGAACTCTTATGAAGAGTCTCTGGATCATCTGGAGaccatgaagagagagaacaagaaccTCCAAGGTCTGAGCAAAATTCATTCAATTACGAATTAGTAATATTGTTGAATGCACTACAGGGCTTAGTTGTTACAATCATATATTGATCTTTTGTTGACAGATGAAATTTCCGACCTGACTGAGCAActtggagagggaggaaagagcaTCCATGAACTGGAGAAACTCCGTaaacagctggagcaggagaaggCTGAGATACAAGCTGGCCTGGAGGAAGCTGAGGTGAGTGTATATTGTTACATCTTATCTGCTGATAGCAAGACGTACTGCCTCTTCAAATGTATAGGAATTTTTTTTGATAACATTGGTACAGAGACGTTGACAACTTACATAGTTTCAGAATGCATATAGACACACATGGTACAAAGTCAACAGGGTATCACTAACAatgcaaagggacagtgcaagacTTTTAATAGACAGGAGACTGTATATtcttaaaaaagaaacatgcaCACTAAGATCAGAGATGTGTTCTTGCAGGGCTCTCTAGAACATGAAGAGGGCAAAATCCTTCGGGCTCAGCTTGAGTTCAACCAGGTTAAGGCTGACATTGAGCGCAAACTGGCTGAGAAggatgaggagatggagatggccAAGAGGAACCAGCAGAGAGTGGTGGACACTCTTCAAAGCTCCCTGGAGGCTGAAACCCGCAGCAGGAATGAGGCTCTGAgggtgaagaagaagatggagggagatctCAATGAGATGGAGATCCAGCTCAGCCAGGCCAACAGGCAGGCAGCAGAGGCTCAGAAGCAGCTCAAGGGTCTCCATACTCACCTGAAGGTAGCGTATCGTCATTGATCGAAGTATCTATTGTTTGCTCTCTCCTTTGTGACATTTGATGAAttgaaaaacatttacattaacTGTTATCACGTCACTTTGTAGGActcccagctgcagctggatgATGCTCTTCGTGCCAATGATGATCTGAAGGAGAACATTGCCATTGTGGAGAGACGCAACAATCTGGTGCAGGCTGAACTTGATGAGCTGAGATCTATGGTGGAGCAGACTGAGCGAGGTCGTAAACTGGCTGAGCAGGAACTGCTGGATGTCAGTGAGAGAGTTCAGCTGCTGCATTCTCAGGTAAAATCGATATAAGGTGCTAGGTTTTATTAGTGGAAAGCTAGTACAATCATGATATTGCCAattttttgtattgttattCTCTTCAAAACTTTGGACTCTACTACATAAATTTGTCTAGAAAATTAATTCCAACTCTAAAATATTCAGGGGATTTGTTAGGGGATTTATGGATGCATTCAATGTTTTGTTACCAAgatatttaacttttattcatatatttttctgattaaaatgaacagtggaGTATTAGTGACATTTAATTGTTAAATTGtaaacaactttaaaatattaaCAATTTCAATTAAGTTTTTTAACAAGCTGAAGCAAGCATACATCCAGCTGCTTTCGGCAAGCAAAGACCTTCAGGAAATTTACTCTTCTTCAGTCAGGACACTCACGTCATGAGATATaccatttattgcaacaaatggtATTACAGTCGGATTTGGCAGTGTGGCTCTGCTCCTGGGATGCTCAAAGAACAAATGTATGCAAGCATTACATAGATATGGCTCAGAGCATGTCAACCCCCCTGCTAACCCTGCGTATGAGACAGAGCCTGAGAGATGCACATCACTTAAATATAATGACAATATAATAGACATACTGAGCCAACATAGAATGAATTCCTGAGTGCAAATGCAGGAGGGTGCTGGGGAGGTGAAGGGAGTTACAGCACTGTGCAGGAAATGGTGGTGGCAGGCAGCAAATTCGATGCAGCAGCATAAGTGTAAGCAGGATGAGTGAGCGCTAGATCTGTTTACATGGACCGCCTAGTTAACAGAGTTAGGTTGTGGTGGTATGTGATGGGTGGACATGTAGAGTGCCTGATGTATAACTACCAAAAAGCTCCATTAGTTCATAAATGTACTCACCTGTATTATGTTTGACACACTCCACATTGCACTGAGCATGACACCAGTATTCACTTATAATATTCTTATACTGTAGAATACCAGCCTGCTGaaccagaagaagaagcttGAGGGTGACACATCCCAGCTCCAGAATGAAGTGGAAGAGGCTGTGCAGGAGTGTAGAAATGCGGAGGAGAAGGCCAAGAAGGCCATTACTGATGCTGCCATGATGgcagaggagctgaagaaggagCAGGACACCAGCGCTCACCTGGAGCGCATGAAGAAGAACATGGAACAAACCATCAAAGACCTGCAGCACCGTCTGGATGAAGCTGAACAAATCGCCATGAAAGGTGGCAAGAAGCAGGTCCAGAAGCTGGAGGCCAGGGTAAGTGACTTAAGTTCACTTTCTTCTACTAAAATTATTTGGCATGGCATGGTTTGCAAATATAGATCAAAGATTCATTACTATAACACATGGGAGCATTAGGAAGTGAATGCTAACACCGATTATTATTGCAAAGGTGAGGGAGCTGGAAGCGGAAGTAGAAGTTGAGCAAAGGAAGGGCGGCGACTCCGTGAAAGGAGTCCGTAAATATGAGAGACGCATCAAGGAGCTCACCTATCAGGTATACTTTAATCATACAATTTCCTGTATATGctccaatatactgtatatcctgggtgaattgtgatattaatgCATGAATCTCTTCCTTTTCAATTGGGTAAAGACTGAGGAGGACCGCAAGAATCTATCCCGTCTCCAGGACCTGGTAGACAAACTGCAGCTGAAGGTCAAATCTTACAAGAGAGCTGCAGAGGAGGCTGTAAGTAGAGGCGTTTGCTGATAGGTGGATTTCAGCTGTGTTCCCTCACTTGTTAAGTAATTAAGCAATATTCAATAATTTCACAGGAGGAACTATCCAACACCAATCTGACCAAGTTCCGTAAGCTGCAGCATGAGCTGgatgaggcagaggagagggctGACATTGCTGAGTCTCAGGTCAACAAGATGAGAGCCAAGAGCCGCGACTCTGGTTCTAAGGTCAGTTGCTGCAGTTTCATCCATATTCCTTTATCTTTTGTTAGACTGTGTTAAGTTATGCAGTTGGTCAGACATCTTATCCTAATGTTTGTCAAAGTAACAAATGCAATAATAATGTATGGGTACTGTGCTGCAGTATATAGTTTTCTACACTAACAAATACATACATTGCTTTGCTTTATATACAGTAAGATTACtgttattaaaatgattaagtTACACGTTACTtcattcatcctctctctcacagaaaGGACATGATGAAGAGTGAAGCTCACAGGTGGATCCCTTGAATGCAGAGCCTTAAATATCTATACTTAATGTATGATAATGAAGCAAAATAAAGAGTGAAGCAAATTAAAATCCTACCtatgtgtgttgtattttttgttCACATCTGGGATAAAGGTTCATGTCAAATCTATTGCAAATTCAGGATAATACAACTTCAAATATAGCATGGCTAGGAAGTGATGATTTTATGCAAGAAACACAATCTGTCATGCAGGCAACACATCATTTTACAGGATGCTAATTTGTTGCTGTTCAAGGTTATTAACCTGAAATTTATCATTAACATCACATTAAAGACACAgtaacatgtatatatatatatatgtatatatatatatatccagaTCAGTCATGAACATGAGGCTCTACTCAAAGAGCAAAGTATCAAAATGAAATGCAGCAGCTGGTCAGGAGTCTCACATCAACATCTTGTCTTAAATTACCAACACTTCTCCAAGAGCTGTGTGAAAATAAGCTGCAAAATATGCAACATATGAATTTAATCATAACATGTATTTTGTATACATggtatagaatagaatagaatagaatagaatagaatagaatagaagctAACCACCAAGCTgaattatttgtatttgcaaACTTACTTTTAACCCACAGTAAAACtggttctgattctgattttggTTCAGGTTGccattctgattctgattctgattttggttctgactctgattctgattctgattccaaTTCAGACTCTATGCCCatgatacagtatatgacaCAGTGGTGGCAGCAGGTCAGAAGTCAAGGTTGTGACATCCTGGTGTGCCACTGCGTCTATCGAGACTCCATGCGGTCACAGAGCTTGGCCTGTGATTGGCCAACATAAATGCCCCGGCAGTGACTTCCTCAATCTGAAGTTTTTCCACTGCGGAAAATGTCTATCCTCAGCAATATGATCTTGGATTCATTTTATGTAAAGCtctttgagttgcattctatgtatgaatggtgctatataaataaagttatcattattattattattattgtgattattattgtatatataaaatgtcattgcattatcttgaaatgtcttaaaatgaggCAGattctccttgtttttttttcatggtttATTGGTATTTCTCAtttgaaaagacaaaataatacagaaaaacagtcaataaacaataataaaaaaaaatacaaccttTAACGTAAACAATACATACACCCAGAGACATAACAACAAATAGAAACTGTAATGTATCTCTAACCCAGTGTTTGAAAGACTGAGGGGATTGTTCTGCTCTTTTTGAATGCCAAAAATAGCTGTaaagtatacagtatgtctatcAAATATGTtagaaaacacatcaaagatAAGTGACCAGAATACTGAGAGTTTTGGGCAAAGCCAAAAACATATGGGCAAGTCTTCCCCTTGTTTTACAGTAAGATAATATCCCTTTTAATTCTGTAAAATTCATGAATCAAACTGGCGGATtgtttttcacttattttaattaaaatatgaGGCAACAACTGAATATAAGTTAAAGTGTCATTCGCGCCACTCTCATGTTTAGTCGTTTTCACCACAAGATGATCGGTgtaaatcaagtttatttattcattcattgattaGGAACAACTTTTTTCTGTGTTAATGCTTTGATAAAAGCATTATAAAACCATTGAGGAGTGTCCAGGCATGTCCAGAGCCTGAGAGGAATTCCTAACACCCAACAGCTAGTCAGGAAAAACCATGACTTAAGTTCCCGAATTAAGCGCTGATGAAAGTGCTTCCTGTTGGTAAGCTGGTCGGTCAGTTAGAGGAAATCTCCGTCATTCATAAATTTGTTCATACagatgtaaagagagagagagagagagagagagagagagagagagagagagagaggggaggaaagaagaaacCAGGAACGATGACTAACCGACGGAGCGCTTCTGCTTTTTCAGGCCTTAAATATCCGACGTCTCCAGAAGCCTGACAGTTCATCCAGCTGgttggagaagaaagaggagcagaCTGAAACTACTTAacttaatatttatttatttattcattctttcatttacaCTTGTACACTTTCTTATCTTGAAAATGGCGAGCTGTGGAAACCTGCTGAAGAGCGCGCTGGTGGTCGTCGTCTTGGTCGCTCTGGCTGGATCAGGATCGGCAGGTGAGTTTGCGGCtttagaaacaggaagtagacGTGCAGCATACGGATGATGAAGTTGTTTTTTGTGATGTGAGCGATCTGAATTCAATTTTCTCTTCTCTATCTATCCAGCTGTAGCTGAGAAGCTGGCATCCTGCTGTGAAAAAGTCACCAACCAGGAGATAAAAGATCCGATCTTAGGATACCTGATCCAGCAGAGGAAGCTTCCATGTGTCCTGGCTGTCATGTAAGAAGAAACAAACTATATATCCACTTTGACTGAAACATTACCTGaacttcatcattcaatatctccagtctgtaaaagtattaCCATCTAGTCAACCAAGAACTTAACTTGCCTGAATGTAACaaaatttgtttgaattttgtacTAACATCATTTAGTACGGAAGCCCTGAAAGGCAAgatgaacaaaaaaaactttttgctGCCAATTTCTAAGTTTATCTTGTTCAGACAACTTAGTAACTTGTTTGGAGACTTTATAAGTCGTTTGAACGAGCTAAAGTTGTCTGAACGAGATAAACAAGGTGAAAAAACTGTTTTCACCTTTCAGGACTTCTGTAATTTGGTGGATGGTGGAAGCCTCAATTTGGAACAACTTTCAACTCCTCTATTTACCTTTACTTCATACCAAGTCCTAGCTCACCAGCTTGTATTCAGAGATAAAAAGTCTAGTAAGTGTAATAATGttgcgtctgtgtgtctgttgcagTTTCCAGACAGAGAAAGGTCTGTTCTGCAGTCAGTTCAACGCTCCCTGGGTTCGCCGCAAGATCGTCGACTTCGAGTAAGTTTcagattcactctcattcactcgctcactctctcactcactcacctaCTTAAGGTACAAGGTTTGACTTTATTTGTCCCAAAAGTGAGCAATTGTCTTTGCAGCATGGTACAAGACTGatagaaaaacataaaacacgAAGATAaaaaactcactcactcactcacccatcctctctctctactctctctctctctctctctctctcacacacacacacacacacacatctgcacaccAACAACTAACcttacattgttttgtttttactatcTTCCTCACAGGACAGCACGCAGAACTGCAACAtcttcctccactccctccactctcctctccctcatcacaTCCAccgcctctcctccttcataatcctcctcctcctcctcctcctcctcctcctcctcctcctcctcgtcccaGAGGCCCTCTGGTGAAAGCTCATCCCAGTAGGCCGgcctcctctccagctccagccagTGAACTCGAGGACAGAAGTTTGTCAGGAAGTGAAATATTGAAGCATCAACGTTGATAAGAGCAGATCTTTGAAATGGCACTTGAGCAACATATCTTAAACTAATAATTTATGTtgaatatttgtttgttttgattaagTATGGCAACTCCAAAGTCAAAAGTTATTTATTACCAAATGTATTTATCAATGTTTACAAGTGATATTAATTTCTTATTGTTCATCATCACCTCCTCAATGTGATGTTTTTATCAAGTTTATGCAACTTTGCTGATAAAGTTCACTCTGTTATTTATGAAATCTTCCTACGATAAATGTTTttggctatttatttatttgaaagcCTGTGATAACTTTTCATCCAAAGGAGAAGTTGTGCAATTGTGGAAACATTCATCATAAATAAATGATGCAGATTCTGTAACCTTGAATCAGGTGTTTATCTGCGTTTTTATCTCTCTTCGCATTTTTACTGCAAGAGTAAGAAGGAGGGCTGCAGGAGCCAGGGGTgaaaccctaacccagacacacactctcctccatcACACAGACCTATTATTCCACCAGAAAGCAGACAACCATGCTGCCTCTGACAGAGTTCAGCATGATGGACAGCACAGTAGCCCCAAACAGCCACACAtataaaacaatcaaacaatacactagagaaacaacaaaactgCACAGTGCAAGTTGACTCAGCAGCATGACCATATAACCTCAGTAGGCCTTCTAACGTGATGGACAGCTATAATGCTACCAGACACTACCTTAGACTTGGCTCATGGATAATTACCCTACAGTCCTAGATAAACATCTAACAGCCAAGTGCATGTAGACAACTCACTTAAATGGAACCCTATAATTCTAAGATCACAAGCACTCAATATttgtaatattaatatttgtAATTAGTAATATTTGTAACACCATTTGTAATAGCTGGCACAGCCACCAGTTTCTTAAAATTTACTGCAAACACACCAGCACGAATGAAAGCGAGATCGCGGCCCGCTCCGCCTGCCAATCCGCCCGCTTCTCTATGAAATGGACAAAAGCGATTCGAAACCTCGCGCAAGAAGGAATGAAAGTATTGCCGAACTAAATAAGTGCACGCGGCGCTGGTCCAGTGGTCGCGCGGAGCCAATTATAAAGCTCACGCAGAGCCAAGCGGAGTGTCAAGCCATGCGCAGAGCCAGTTCAATAAGCACGCACGGCGCCGGTCTAAATAAGTGCGTGCGGGAGAGACTATACAACTGTTGCGCGGAGAGCCAATCAATATTCAAGCAGCAGCCTGGTTAGAACTTGATTCCAAGCCCACAGTTTCTCGTCTTCAAGCCAGTAGGCTACCAACAAGGAAGTTAAAAATGTAAGTTGGCGTTATAGACTTTTTAATAGACCTAGGCTATTTATATTTCATGTTTACAATAACACACAGTAATGTAGAGGATAGCATCTTATATTACTGTACAGATATCCAACACTAATTAGTACGAAAATAGACCTATACACTGATACCAATATCAATATTATTTAAAGCCTGCAATTTTTTAGGCCTACCAGATTCCATAGTGGGTTTATTTTAGTTCTTAGGACAAAAATAAACTTAATGTAGACCTACGAAAAAGCCTTCACTAAGCAGCAAGCATAGCATTGCATTTTCTGTTGCTATTTTCATTATATTGCTGGAATCTATTTTGTTCTTCTAAATGTGTCAGTAGCTGTTAACACTGCGGCcgccaggttttttttttgtggttttttttactTAAGAGCACACAAATATGACGAAATAATTATGTAAGCCATGAAGTTATCCTGCGCACATGTATTTGGACCGGCGCCGCGCGTGCTTATTGAACCGGCTCTGGCATGGCTTCACATTCCGTTTGGCTCCGCGAGCATTTTTTTGGACCGGCAATACTTTCATTCCCTCTTGGTTTCGAATCGCTTTTGTCCATTTCAGCGCCTCATACTTCTccacgtctctctctcattgaaaatTAATGAGGACCAGGCGGCTGTCAGTTCccgtgtaaaaaaaaaaaaaaaaaagccctttgAATGAGAGGATGGCAGGTGTCAGGGGGCCCCCTAGTGGCTGGGGGCCCAACTCAGTGAGGCTCTACTCAAAGTGCAAAgaatcaaaatgaaatgcagCAGCTGGTCAGGAGTCTCACATCAACATCTTGTCTTATATTACCAACACTTCTCCAAGAGCTGTGTGGAAATAAGCTGCAAAATACGCAACATATGAATTTAATCATAACATGTATTCTATATAATGTTTAAAGCACTGAAATCTTTGTTTGAATAAGcaaaatggaatagaatagaatagaatagaatagcattACAGGAGCAAACCACCAAGCTgaattatttgtatttgcaaACTTACTTTTAACcgactgattctgattctgattctgtttctggttctggttctggttctaaTTCTGACCCtgactatgactatgactatgaTTATGACtatgattctgattctgactctaCTTCtgattctggttctggttctggttctagttctaattctaattctgattctgaccctgactatgactatgattctgattctgactctacgtctgattctgattctgattctggttgtgattctgattctggttctGATTCCGATTCCGATTCCGATTCCAGTTCTGACTCTgattcagactcagactcatattctgattctgactctgactctaattCTGATTCCAATTCAGGCTCTGCGCCCatgatacagtatatgacaCAGCAGTGGCTGAGGTCCAGGTTGTGACATCCTGGTGTGTCATCGGCTCCATCGAGACTCCATGCTGTCACAACATTATTATGAATGAAAAGTCCCACAGTGACTTCCTCAATCTGAAGCTGAAGTTTTTCCATTGCAGCAAATGTCTATCCTTAGTTATATCATCTTGGATTAATTTTATGTAAAGCTCTTTGAGTTGCATCacatgtatgaatggtgctatataatTAAAgggattatgattatgattattattattattattgtatatataaAATGCCATTGCATTGTcttgaaatgaaatgtcttaaaattaGGCAGAACTTCCCCTTTTTTTCATGGTTTATGTATTGGCATTTCTCAttagaaaagacaaaataatacagaacaacagtcaataaacaacaataataaaaaaaaaatgcttaacttaaacaacaacatacatccagagacataaaaaaaaacatagaaactGTAATGTATCTCTAACCCAGTGTTTGAAAGGTGGAGGGGAGTGGTCTGCTCTTTTTGAATAGCTGTTA
Encoded proteins:
- the LOC144543492 gene encoding uncharacterized protein LOC144543492, encoding MASCGNLLKSALVVVVLVALAGSGSAAVAEKLASCCEKVTNQEIKDPILGYLIQQRKLPCVLAVIFQTEKGLFCSQFNAPWVRRKIVDFETARRTATSSSTPSTLLSLITSTASPPS